A genome region from Panthera leo isolate Ple1 chromosome A2, P.leo_Ple1_pat1.1, whole genome shotgun sequence includes the following:
- the GCK gene encoding hexokinase-4 isoform X2, with amino-acid sequence MCAAGLAGVINRMRESRSEDVMRITVGVDGSVYKLHPSFKERFHAIVRRLTPSCEITFIESEEGSGRGAALVSAVACKKACMLGQ; translated from the exons ATGTGCGCCGCGGGGCTGGCGGGCGTCATCAACCGCATGCGAGAGAGCCGCAGCGAGGACGTGATGCGCATCACCGTGGGCGTGGACGGCTCTGTGTACAAACTGCACCCCAG CTTCAAGGAGAGGTTCCACGCCATCGTGCGCAGGCTGACGCCCAGCTGCGAGATCACCTTCATCGAGTCGGAGGAAGGCAGCGGCCGAGGCGCCGCCCTGGTGTCCGCGGTGGCCTGTAAGAAGGCCTGCATGCTGGGCCAGTGA
- the GCK gene encoding hexokinase-4 isoform X1: protein MAMDATRSQTQMPLNLAEQILADFQLQEADLKKVMWRMQKEMARGLRLETHEEASVKMLPTYVRSTPEGSEVGDFLSLDLGGTNFRVMLVKVGEGEEGQWSVKTKHQMYSIPEDAMTGTAEMLFDYISECISDFLDKHQMKHKKLPLGFTFSFPVRHEDIDKGILLNWTKGFKASGAEGNNIVGLLRDAIKRRGDFEMDVVAMVNDTVATMISCYYEDRRCEVGMIVGTGCNACYMEEMHNVELVEGDEGRMCVNTEWGAFGDSGELDEFLLEYDRVVDENSLNPGQQLYEKLIGGKYMGELVRLVLLKLVDENLLFRGEASEQLRTRGAFETRFVSQVESDSGDRKQIYNILSTLGLRPSATDCDIVRRACESVSTRAAHMCAAGLAGVINRMRESRSEDVMRITVGVDGSVYKLHPSFKERFHAIVRRLTPSCEITFIESEEGSGRGAALVSAVACKKACMLGQ, encoded by the exons ATGGCAATGGATGCCACGAGGAGCCAGACCCAGATGCCCTTGAATCTG gcaGAGCAGATCCTGGCCGACTTCCAGCTGCAGGAGGCCGACTTGAAGAAGGTGATGTGGCGGATGCAGAAGGAGATGGCGCGAGGCCTGCGGCTGGAGACCCACGAGGAGGCCAGTGTGAAGATGCTGCCCACCTACGTGCGCTCCACCCCGGAAGGCTCCG AAGTTGGGGACTTCCTCTCCCTGGACCTGGGCGGCACCAACTTCAGGGTGATGCTGGTGAAGGTGGGGGAGGGCGAAGAGGGGCAGTGGAGCGTGAAGACCAAGCACCAGATGTATTCCATCCCCGAGGACGCCATGACGGGTACTGCTGAGATG CTCTTTGACTACATCTCTGAGTGCATCTCCGACTTCCTGGACAAGCACCAGATGAAGCACAAGAAGCTGCCCTTGGGCTTCACCTTCTCCTTCCCCGTGAGGCATGAGGACATCGACAAG GGCATCCTCCTCAATTGGACCAAGGGCTTCAAGGCCTCAGGAGCAGAAGGGAACAACATCGTTGGGCTCCTACGTGATGCCATCAAACGGAGAGGG GACTTTGAAATGGACGTGGTGGCGATGGTGAATGACACTGTGGCCACGATGATCTCCTGCTACTATGAAGACCGCCGGTGTGAGGTTGGCATGATTGTGG GAACAGGCTGCAATGCCTGCTACATGGAGGAGATGCACAACGTGGAGCTGGTGGAAGGGGACGAGGGCCGCATGTGCGTCAACACCGAGTGGGGCGCCTTCGGGGACTCCGGAGAGCTGGACGAGTTCCTGCTGGAGTATGACCGCGTGGTGGACGAGAACTCCCTGAACCCTGGGCAGCAGCT ATACGAGAAGCTCATCGGCGGCAAGTACATGGGCGAGCTGGTGCGGCTCGTGCTGCTGAAGCTCGTGGACGAGAACCTGCTCTTCCGCGGGGAGGCCTCGGAGCAGCTGCGCACGCGCGGCGCCTTCGAGACGCGCTTCGTGTCGCAGGTGGAGAG CGACTCGGGCGACCGCAAGCAGATCTACAACATCCTGAGCACTCTGGGGCTGAGGCCCTCAGCCACCGACTGCGACATCGTGCGCCGCGCCTGCGAGAGCGTGTCCACACGCGCCGCGCACATGTGCGCCGCGGGGCTGGCGGGCGTCATCAACCGCATGCGAGAGAGCCGCAGCGAGGACGTGATGCGCATCACCGTGGGCGTGGACGGCTCTGTGTACAAACTGCACCCCAG CTTCAAGGAGAGGTTCCACGCCATCGTGCGCAGGCTGACGCCCAGCTGCGAGATCACCTTCATCGAGTCGGAGGAAGGCAGCGGCCGAGGCGCCGCCCTGGTGTCCGCGGTGGCCTGTAAGAAGGCCTGCATGCTGGGCCAGTGA